A stretch of the Engraulis encrasicolus isolate BLACKSEA-1 chromosome 19, IST_EnEncr_1.0, whole genome shotgun sequence genome encodes the following:
- the LOC134435037 gene encoding uncharacterized protein LOC134435037 isoform X2 — MPQQRDPDREWADLRWLEIQAQEYLAEYEARKASEPPPPKIRRNTQRTGRDKPRAKRGRPKGSTLASRAALPLEVDKEGPQCSLSVDPGRDKPRAKRGRPKGSTLASRAALPLEVDKQGPHCSLSVDLQMELERYMEQLQEAPEEPTKSNDWSSRQKKAAECWKAARQFHVQSLFESHRVGHPLCTHCNETAVIRCRDCLPSEWFCGKCDVTFHKKAVLHNRESIHEGFFKPIPPSTVIVQGDAGFSAQEQQCIMPFKASQKCSCNLPNISVSPGKAVILISINGRYDLHLPLFQCHKCSQKWYPEFGDVVGSGYWPASICAQNKTYYTLDLFSSFEELKVIAPTLSRQAFAKLLEHRTRCAGRSGPVSGDRLQRSFLEFYYCQYEQEQQTGEASLSCPACHPDMVAVAVDGNRKLYRFKSRSACSADKPYFDGVFVAEDAAVADFVGTLHRAVKQTRGQGTCGGTSWAAAKEISRRANKMDEEGMEVAVCRHGFLLKALNMYRGEIFAYPMFLHKALMPCNATFFAMDVACKYWPYLQKAANHLPELLELLNSTPLLSVMHAQNHETKCQIAWSGKYIEGAGTTAGEEVEQVNSYLSRCALTTKYMSKGARVDMLTVHALGWNKKKTSGLQQALCSRYAKTCKMLTEAEKEEQQKKEDLACTDGAAWVAEVQEWATRVRTRPLKLQQDIEGRYLNLRQRKQALYRKNDSGQLRHRLRSEMTVVKNRLLKDIATFNSASPTTTIDIGTVERSLSGDGPAVFWPWDVQGSVRLEDKHAYFVASMRRKRLEEEKGILVKEMEQHTTSLKRLMSCLEAKMSSAESQNEGLSAFCRRRLHDLTIVHLSAVASYRAVLSPQGTNRPSCEEGQGDDGNEDDVHSSDFSYTSDEEETEFL, encoded by the exons ATGCCTCAGCAAAGAGACCCTGATCGGGAGTGGGCCGACCTGCGTTGGCTGGAAATACAAGCACAGGAATATTTGGCAGAATATGAG GCCCGGAAAGCATCTGAACCACCACCCCCTAAAATCAGAAGAAATACCCagaggacagggagagacaaaCCAAGGGCTAAGCGTGGACGCCCAAAAGGCTCGACTTtggcctccagagctg cacTTCCCTTAGAAGTGGATAAAGAAGGTCCTCAATGCAGCCTCAGTGTTGACCCAGGGAGAGACAAACCAAGGGCTAAGCGTGGACGCCCAAAAGGCTCGACTTtggcctccagagctg cacTTCCCTTAGAAGTGGATAAACAAGGTCCTCATTGCAGCCTCAGTGTTGACCTACAAATGGAACTTG AAAGGTACATGGAACAGCTACAGGAGGCACCAGAAGAGCCCACAAAGTCTAATGATTGGAGTTCGAGGCAGAAAAAAGCTGCAGAGTGTTGGAAAGCTGCGAGACAATTCCACGTGCAGAGCCTCTTTGAATCCCATCGTGTCGGCCATCCATTGTGCACCCATTGCAACGAGACTGCTGTTATTAG GTGCAGAGATTGTCTGCCCAGTGAGTGGTTTTGTGGCAAATGTGACGTCACTTTCCACAAGAAGGCAGTTCTCCACAATAGAGAGAGCATCCATGAGGGCTTCTTTAAGCCCATCCCTCCCAGCACAGTCATCGTCCAGGGAGATGCTGGCTTTTCAGCTCAGGAGCAAC aatgtataATGCCATTTAAGGCAAGTCAGAAATGCTCCTGCAACCTTCCCAATATATCTGTGTCGCCAGGAAAGGCTGTCATTTTGATTTCGATCAATG GCAGGTACGATTTGCATCTGCCATTGTTTCAGTGCCACAAATGCAGTCAGAAGTGGTATCCCGAGTTTGGGGATGTGGTGGGAAGTGGGTACTGGCCAGCCTCCATCTGTGCACAGAACAAGACGTATTACACACTGGACCTGTTCAGTTCCTTTGAGGAGCTGAAAGTAATTGCCCCCACACTGTCCAGACAGGCTTTCGCCAAACTTCTTGAGCACAGAACAAGATGTGCTGGGAGG TCAGGACCTGTGTCTGGCGACCGTCTGCAGAGGAGCTTCCTGGAGTTCTACTATTGCCAGTACGAGCAAGAGCAGCAAACAGGGGAAGCCTCCCTATCATGCCCAGCATGTCATCCGGACATGGTAGCTGTGGCAGTGGATGGTAACAGAAAGCTTTACCGCTTCAAAAGTAGAAG TGCTTGTTCTGCAGACAAGCCCTATTTTGATGGTGTGTTTGTGGCAGAGGATGCGGCTGTTGCAGACTTTGTCGGCACACTACATCGTGCAGTGAAACAG ACACGTGGTCAGGGTACCTGTGGGGGGACATCCTGGGCTGCAGCGAAGGAGATTTCTAGGAGGGCAAATAAGATGGACGAAGAAGGCATGGAAGTTGCTGTTTGTAGGCATGGCTTTCTATTGAAAGCCCTGAATATGTACAGAG GGGAGATCTTCGCCTATCCAATGTTTCTCCATAAAGCGCTAATGCCATGCAACGCAACCTTCTTTGCAATGGATGTGGCTTGCAAGTACTGGCCATACCTTCAGAAGGCTGCCAACCACCTGCCAGAGCTCCTAGAGCTTTTGAATTCCACACCCCTCCTTAGTGTCATGCATGCACAAAACCACGAGACCAAGTGTCAG ATTGCTTGGAGTGGAAAATACATTGAGGGTGCCGGGACTACTGCGGGAGAGGAAGTAGAGCAAGTGAACAGCTACCTGTCCCGCTGTGCTTTGACAACAAAGTACATGTCCAAAGGAG CACGTGTGGACATGCTGACTGTTCATGCCTTAGGGTGGAACAAGAAGAAAACCTCTGGACTGCAACAAGCCCTGTGCTCCCGATATGCCAAG ACATGCAAGATGCTGACGGAAGCTGAGAAGGAAGAGCAGCAGAAAAAGGAGGATCTGGCCTGCACTGATGGAGCTGCATGGGTTGCTGAAGTGCAGGAATGGGCAACCCGCG TAAGAACACGCCCTTTGAAGCTGCAGCAGGACATAGAGGGCCGCTATCTTAACCTTCGACAGAGGAAGCAAGCTCTGTACCGAAAGAATG ACAGTGGTCAGTTGCGTCATCGTCTGCGGAGCGAGATGACTGTTGTTAAGAACAGGCTTCTTAAAGACATTGCCACCTTCAACAGTGCATCGCCAACAACGACAATCGACATTGGAACCGTGGAGCGATCATTGTCAGGAGATGGACCAGCTGTTTTTTGGCCTTGGGATGTGCAGGGGAGTG TCAGACTTGAGGACAAGCATGCCTACTTTGTGGCCTCGATGCGCAGGAAGCGCTTGGAAGAAGAGAAAGGCATCCTCGTGAAGGAGATGGAACAGCACACTACATCACTGAAAAGATTGATGTCTTGTCTAGAAGCAAAGATGTCATCGGCAG AGTCACAAAATGAGGGCCTTTCTGCCTTCTGTCGAAGACGGCTTCATGACCTGACAATCGTCCATCTTTCTGCTGTGGCAAGCTACAGGGCTGTTTTAAGCCCACAGGGGACCAATAGGCCATCTTGTGAGGAAGGGCAGGGAGATGACGGGAATGAGGACGATGTACACAGCAGTGATTTCTCATACACCAGTGATGAGGAAGAAACGGAGT TTCTTTAA
- the LOC134435037 gene encoding uncharacterized protein LOC134435037 isoform X1 — protein sequence MPQQRDPDREWADLRWLEIQAQEYLAEYEARKASEPPPPKIRRNTQRTGRDKPRAKRGRPKGSTLASRAALPLEVDKEGPQCSLSVDPGRDKPRAKRGRPKGSTLASRAALPLEVDKQGPHCSLSVDLQMELERYMEQLQEAPEEPTKSNDWSSRQKKAAECWKAARQFHVQSLFESHRVGHPLCTHCNETAVIRCRDCLPSEWFCGKCDVTFHKKAVLHNRESIHEGFFKPIPPSTVIVQGDAGFSAQEQQCIMPFKASQKCSCNLPNISVSPGKAVILISINGRYDLHLPLFQCHKCSQKWYPEFGDVVGSGYWPASICAQNKTYYTLDLFSSFEELKVIAPTLSRQAFAKLLEHRTRCAGRSGPVSGDRLQRSFLEFYYCQYEQEQQTGEASLSCPACHPDMVAVAVDGNRKLYRFKSRSACSADKPYFDGVFVAEDAAVADFVGTLHRAVKQTRGQGTCGGTSWAAAKEISRRANKMDEEGMEVAVCRHGFLLKALNMYRGEIFAYPMFLHKALMPCNATFFAMDVACKYWPYLQKAANHLPELLELLNSTPLLSVMHAQNHETKCQIAWSGKYIEGAGTTAGEEVEQVNSYLSRCALTTKYMSKGARVDMLTVHALGWNKKKTSGLQQALCSRYAKTCKMLTEAEKEEQQKKEDLACTDGAAWVAEVQEWATRVRTRPLKLQQDIEGRYLNLRQRKQALYRKNDSGQLRHRLRSEMTVVKNRLLKDIATFNSASPTTTIDIGTVERSLSGDGPAVFWPWDVQGSVRLEDKHAYFVASMRRKRLEEEKGILVKEMEQHTTSLKRLMSCLEAKMSSAESQNEGLSAFCRRRLHDLTIVHLSAVASYRAVLSPQGTNRPSCEEGQGDDGNEDDVHSSDFSYTSDEEETECSSLI from the exons ATGCCTCAGCAAAGAGACCCTGATCGGGAGTGGGCCGACCTGCGTTGGCTGGAAATACAAGCACAGGAATATTTGGCAGAATATGAG GCCCGGAAAGCATCTGAACCACCACCCCCTAAAATCAGAAGAAATACCCagaggacagggagagacaaaCCAAGGGCTAAGCGTGGACGCCCAAAAGGCTCGACTTtggcctccagagctg cacTTCCCTTAGAAGTGGATAAAGAAGGTCCTCAATGCAGCCTCAGTGTTGACCCAGGGAGAGACAAACCAAGGGCTAAGCGTGGACGCCCAAAAGGCTCGACTTtggcctccagagctg cacTTCCCTTAGAAGTGGATAAACAAGGTCCTCATTGCAGCCTCAGTGTTGACCTACAAATGGAACTTG AAAGGTACATGGAACAGCTACAGGAGGCACCAGAAGAGCCCACAAAGTCTAATGATTGGAGTTCGAGGCAGAAAAAAGCTGCAGAGTGTTGGAAAGCTGCGAGACAATTCCACGTGCAGAGCCTCTTTGAATCCCATCGTGTCGGCCATCCATTGTGCACCCATTGCAACGAGACTGCTGTTATTAG GTGCAGAGATTGTCTGCCCAGTGAGTGGTTTTGTGGCAAATGTGACGTCACTTTCCACAAGAAGGCAGTTCTCCACAATAGAGAGAGCATCCATGAGGGCTTCTTTAAGCCCATCCCTCCCAGCACAGTCATCGTCCAGGGAGATGCTGGCTTTTCAGCTCAGGAGCAAC aatgtataATGCCATTTAAGGCAAGTCAGAAATGCTCCTGCAACCTTCCCAATATATCTGTGTCGCCAGGAAAGGCTGTCATTTTGATTTCGATCAATG GCAGGTACGATTTGCATCTGCCATTGTTTCAGTGCCACAAATGCAGTCAGAAGTGGTATCCCGAGTTTGGGGATGTGGTGGGAAGTGGGTACTGGCCAGCCTCCATCTGTGCACAGAACAAGACGTATTACACACTGGACCTGTTCAGTTCCTTTGAGGAGCTGAAAGTAATTGCCCCCACACTGTCCAGACAGGCTTTCGCCAAACTTCTTGAGCACAGAACAAGATGTGCTGGGAGG TCAGGACCTGTGTCTGGCGACCGTCTGCAGAGGAGCTTCCTGGAGTTCTACTATTGCCAGTACGAGCAAGAGCAGCAAACAGGGGAAGCCTCCCTATCATGCCCAGCATGTCATCCGGACATGGTAGCTGTGGCAGTGGATGGTAACAGAAAGCTTTACCGCTTCAAAAGTAGAAG TGCTTGTTCTGCAGACAAGCCCTATTTTGATGGTGTGTTTGTGGCAGAGGATGCGGCTGTTGCAGACTTTGTCGGCACACTACATCGTGCAGTGAAACAG ACACGTGGTCAGGGTACCTGTGGGGGGACATCCTGGGCTGCAGCGAAGGAGATTTCTAGGAGGGCAAATAAGATGGACGAAGAAGGCATGGAAGTTGCTGTTTGTAGGCATGGCTTTCTATTGAAAGCCCTGAATATGTACAGAG GGGAGATCTTCGCCTATCCAATGTTTCTCCATAAAGCGCTAATGCCATGCAACGCAACCTTCTTTGCAATGGATGTGGCTTGCAAGTACTGGCCATACCTTCAGAAGGCTGCCAACCACCTGCCAGAGCTCCTAGAGCTTTTGAATTCCACACCCCTCCTTAGTGTCATGCATGCACAAAACCACGAGACCAAGTGTCAG ATTGCTTGGAGTGGAAAATACATTGAGGGTGCCGGGACTACTGCGGGAGAGGAAGTAGAGCAAGTGAACAGCTACCTGTCCCGCTGTGCTTTGACAACAAAGTACATGTCCAAAGGAG CACGTGTGGACATGCTGACTGTTCATGCCTTAGGGTGGAACAAGAAGAAAACCTCTGGACTGCAACAAGCCCTGTGCTCCCGATATGCCAAG ACATGCAAGATGCTGACGGAAGCTGAGAAGGAAGAGCAGCAGAAAAAGGAGGATCTGGCCTGCACTGATGGAGCTGCATGGGTTGCTGAAGTGCAGGAATGGGCAACCCGCG TAAGAACACGCCCTTTGAAGCTGCAGCAGGACATAGAGGGCCGCTATCTTAACCTTCGACAGAGGAAGCAAGCTCTGTACCGAAAGAATG ACAGTGGTCAGTTGCGTCATCGTCTGCGGAGCGAGATGACTGTTGTTAAGAACAGGCTTCTTAAAGACATTGCCACCTTCAACAGTGCATCGCCAACAACGACAATCGACATTGGAACCGTGGAGCGATCATTGTCAGGAGATGGACCAGCTGTTTTTTGGCCTTGGGATGTGCAGGGGAGTG TCAGACTTGAGGACAAGCATGCCTACTTTGTGGCCTCGATGCGCAGGAAGCGCTTGGAAGAAGAGAAAGGCATCCTCGTGAAGGAGATGGAACAGCACACTACATCACTGAAAAGATTGATGTCTTGTCTAGAAGCAAAGATGTCATCGGCAG AGTCACAAAATGAGGGCCTTTCTGCCTTCTGTCGAAGACGGCTTCATGACCTGACAATCGTCCATCTTTCTGCTGTGGCAAGCTACAGGGCTGTTTTAAGCCCACAGGGGACCAATAGGCCATCTTGTGAGGAAGGGCAGGGAGATGACGGGAATGAGGACGATGTACACAGCAGTGATTTCTCATACACCAGTGATGAGGAAGAAACGGAGTGTAG TTCTTTAATCTGA